The following are encoded together in the Arcticibacterium luteifluviistationis genome:
- a CDS encoding DUF302 domain-containing protein codes for MAEDKIGLFLPCNVIVEEHENGKVEVSAIDPMASMSSVKNDTLATLAAEVQAKLKSVIEHLE; via the coding sequence TTGGCTGAAGATAAAATCGGACTTTTTCTACCATGTAATGTCATTGTAGAAGAACATGAAAATGGGAAAGTTGAAGTTTCGGCTATAGACCCGATGGCATCTATGAGTAGTGTAAAAAACGACACTTTGGCTACGCTCGCCGCAGAAGTTCAAGCAAAGCTAAAATCAGTTATCGAGCATCTTGAATAA
- a CDS encoding F0F1 ATP synthase subunit gamma, whose amino-acid sequence METQESLRRKLSGAEDLKTVVRTMKAVAASNIGQYETAVHSLGDYYRTVSLGIIGYLSQEKIKSMVEKKEPNVNKEKLICAIVFGSDQGLVGQFNDSIADFVANSLHGLQGKKEIWAVGERVQLLLSDMGYNTSKLFAVPSSVNAITPLIQQVLAQSETFFDNNKNSEVYIFHNQPKSAAAYVPAIQRLLPLDEKWRQSLTTLQWPTKLPPQVIGGIKPTLLALIHEYLFTSLFKASAESLASENASRLAAMQRAEKNIDELVVELGNKFHSLRQSSIDEELFDVISGFEVMKDD is encoded by the coding sequence ATGGAAACACAGGAAAGTTTACGCAGAAAATTAAGTGGAGCGGAAGACCTCAAAACGGTGGTAAGAACCATGAAAGCAGTAGCCGCCTCAAACATTGGACAATATGAAACAGCCGTACATTCACTTGGCGATTATTATCGAACGGTTTCATTGGGCATTATTGGCTATCTGAGTCAAGAGAAAATCAAATCAATGGTTGAAAAAAAAGAGCCAAATGTTAACAAAGAGAAACTGATTTGTGCCATTGTTTTTGGCTCAGACCAAGGACTGGTTGGGCAGTTTAATGATTCGATCGCCGATTTTGTAGCTAATTCACTACATGGTTTACAGGGAAAAAAAGAAATATGGGCTGTGGGAGAACGTGTTCAATTACTGTTGTCGGATATGGGTTATAATACCTCAAAACTTTTCGCCGTACCCAGTTCAGTGAATGCAATAACACCGCTTATTCAACAAGTTTTAGCCCAAAGTGAAACGTTTTTTGACAACAACAAAAACAGTGAAGTTTATATCTTTCATAATCAACCCAAGTCAGCAGCAGCGTATGTACCTGCTATTCAGCGTTTATTACCATTAGATGAAAAATGGAGACAATCACTAACAACACTCCAATGGCCCACGAAACTCCCTCCACAAGTTATCGGGGGGATTAAACCGACATTATTGGCACTTATTCATGAATATCTTTTTACGTCTTTATTTAAGGCCTCTGCCGAATCTTTAGCCAGCGAAAATGCAAGCCGTTTGGCTGCTATGCAACGTGCAGAAAAAAACATTGATGAGTTGGTGGTTGAGCTGGGTAATAAATTCCATAGTCTACGACAAAGCTCCATTGACGAGGAATTGTTTGATGTTATTTCGGGATTTGAAGTCATGAAAGATGATTAG
- a CDS encoding alternate F1F0 ATPase, F1 subunit alpha: MPINQFTNTINSTFELLEKSRNEHKLSFTPREVGTVVSVSAGIVKVSGLPSVGFEELLKFPADLFGIAYNIDEDEIGVILLGEDAQLNAGDVVERTGRVMDIPVDNSLIGRVINPLGEPMDGKSAVSFKKRLPIERPAHAIMDRATVSSPLQTGLKVIDALIPIGRGQRELILGDRQTGKTAIAIDAILNQHDKNVICVYCAIGQRASSIAKVIANLEEKGAMEYTIVVATEGNNAPGLKYIAPYAATSIAEFFMEQGRDVLIVYDDLTHHARAYRELSLLLRRPPGREAFPGDIFYIHSRLLERSTHLSDKLNGGSLTALPIIETEAQNISAYIPTNLISITDGQIYLSPKLFELGILPAVDVGKSVSRVGGKAQLSAYRSITGNLKLAYAQFEELESFSRFGTRMDDDTKKIIEHGKRIRICLKQQELQPMSVPEQIVILLALTSKLFDKVPINSMQKAETALRQANSELPSDIEKRLFADEELNKSDREAILKIATNALAPFQQTDLKDI; this comes from the coding sequence ATGCCTATAAATCAATTTACCAACACGATAAACAGCACATTCGAACTTTTGGAAAAGAGTAGGAATGAACATAAACTGTCTTTCACTCCTCGCGAAGTGGGTACGGTGGTGAGTGTATCGGCGGGAATTGTTAAAGTTTCAGGTCTACCAAGTGTTGGATTCGAAGAATTATTGAAGTTTCCAGCAGATTTATTTGGGATAGCTTATAATATAGATGAAGACGAAATAGGCGTGATTTTGTTAGGTGAAGATGCCCAATTAAATGCAGGAGACGTAGTGGAGCGAACAGGCCGTGTCATGGATATTCCTGTGGATAATTCATTAATAGGCAGAGTTATAAATCCATTGGGAGAACCTATGGATGGAAAAAGTGCGGTTAGTTTTAAGAAAAGACTACCCATTGAACGCCCTGCTCATGCCATCATGGACCGTGCTACGGTTTCCTCTCCCTTACAAACTGGTTTGAAAGTTATTGACGCCTTGATACCCATCGGTCGTGGGCAACGTGAATTGATTTTAGGTGACAGGCAGACGGGTAAAACAGCCATTGCTATTGATGCTATTCTAAATCAACATGATAAAAATGTAATATGTGTTTATTGTGCTATCGGGCAGCGAGCGTCTTCCATTGCAAAAGTAATTGCAAATCTGGAAGAAAAAGGAGCAATGGAATATACGATTGTGGTGGCAACCGAAGGAAACAATGCCCCGGGATTAAAATATATAGCTCCCTATGCTGCCACAAGCATTGCTGAATTTTTCATGGAGCAAGGCCGTGATGTGCTTATTGTATATGACGACCTCACGCACCACGCCCGTGCATACCGCGAACTTTCTCTTTTGCTTAGAAGGCCTCCAGGACGTGAGGCATTTCCTGGCGACATTTTCTACATTCATTCGAGGCTATTAGAAAGGTCGACACACCTAAGCGATAAACTTAATGGCGGCTCTCTTACCGCTTTGCCAATTATAGAGACAGAAGCCCAAAATATTTCGGCTTATATCCCTACAAATCTTATATCTATTACTGATGGCCAAATTTACTTGTCACCGAAGCTATTTGAATTAGGGATTTTACCTGCTGTAGATGTAGGGAAATCTGTTTCGCGGGTGGGTGGCAAAGCCCAATTATCTGCCTATCGTTCCATAACTGGTAACCTAAAACTGGCTTATGCACAGTTTGAAGAATTAGAATCCTTTTCGCGTTTTGGAACAAGAATGGATGATGATACTAAGAAAATTATTGAACATGGAAAACGGATAAGGATTTGTTTGAAACAGCAGGAACTTCAACCGATGTCGGTTCCCGAACAAATTGTAATTCTCCTAGCTTTGACAAGCAAACTTTTTGATAAAGTGCCTATTAATTCAATGCAAAAAGCGGAGACAGCTTTGCGTCAAGCGAATTCAGAACTTCCAAGCGATATAGAGAAACGACTCTTTGCTGACGAGGAATTAAATAAATCAGACCGTGAAGCAATCTTAAAAATAGCGACAAATGCACTTGCCCCTTTTCAGCAAACGGACTTAAAGGACATTTAA
- a CDS encoding F0F1 ATP synthase subunit delta, translating into MQINWFTVIAQIINFIVLVWLLKRFLYKPILKAIDEREKKIEGHIKDAEAKDALAKKEQAEFSKKNETFDKEKRGLMDKAISETKQERQRLLESVKKEANELRSKFEKSLAEMQESQSLDIAQKTQKEVFAIARKTLTDLSNGSLEEQLGKFFIQRINDLGKEEKKQFIEAFKSKFQGSILINTAFDLPENQQADIKNALIEIIGNETQFQFKTEPEIIGGIELKSNGYKLAWSISEYLNSLQKKLSETVVEMP; encoded by the coding sequence ATGCAGATTAATTGGTTCACAGTAATAGCCCAGATTATTAACTTCATAGTTTTGGTATGGTTACTTAAGCGGTTTCTTTATAAACCCATACTTAAGGCTATTGACGAACGAGAAAAAAAGATAGAAGGGCACATAAAAGATGCGGAGGCTAAAGACGCTTTGGCAAAAAAAGAACAGGCTGAATTCAGTAAAAAAAATGAGACCTTCGATAAAGAAAAACGAGGCCTTATGGATAAAGCTATTTCCGAAACTAAGCAAGAGCGACAAAGACTCCTTGAATCTGTAAAAAAGGAGGCGAATGAGTTACGCTCTAAATTTGAAAAGTCCTTAGCAGAAATGCAGGAGAGCCAAAGCTTAGACATTGCTCAAAAGACACAAAAGGAAGTTTTTGCGATAGCAAGAAAAACACTTACGGACCTTTCAAATGGGAGTTTGGAAGAGCAACTAGGTAAATTTTTTATCCAGCGTATAAATGATTTGGGAAAAGAAGAAAAGAAACAATTTATAGAGGCATTCAAATCGAAATTTCAAGGTTCTATTCTTATTAATACTGCTTTTGACTTACCTGAAAATCAACAAGCAGACATTAAAAATGCTTTGATTGAAATAATTGGTAATGAAACTCAATTTCAATTCAAAACGGAACCCGAAATTATTGGAGGAATTGAGCTTAAATCAAATGGTTACAAACTGGCATGGAGTATTTCTGAGTACCTTAATTCGCTTCAAAAAAAACTCTCAGAAACGGTAGTTGAGATGCCATAA
- a CDS encoding F0F1 ATP synthase subunit C, with protein MDSVTIIAVASIITAGLTTGIGCMFPALSEGKAVSAALGSISQQPDAAPTITRTLFVGLAMIESTAIYCFVVSMILIFANPFWNFIVQ; from the coding sequence ATGGATAGTGTAACAATCATTGCAGTAGCATCAATTATAACTGCAGGGCTCACAACGGGAATTGGATGTATGTTCCCGGCATTAAGTGAAGGAAAAGCAGTATCAGCAGCATTAGGCTCTATATCACAGCAGCCAGACGCTGCACCCACGATTACAAGAACATTATTCGTTGGTTTGGCCATGATTGAATCAACCGCCATCTATTGTTTCGTGGTTTCTATGATTCTCATTTTTGCCAATCCCTTTTGGAATTTCATTGTTCAATAA
- a CDS encoding F0F1 ATP synthase subunit A: MNLSPDETIFWQYGFFIINLTIVTTWAIMLVLVTASFLITRNLKTGIRISRWQCILEIIVEGINNQMEEIGLKNPRYYIGFVGTLFLFIVVSNVLIILPWYEPPTGSLSTTTSLAICVFLAVPYFGISQTGLGGYLKTYIKPTFIMLPFNLISEITRTLALAVRLFGNMMSGGLIIAILLSITPFLFPVIMKVLGLLTGVVQAYIFSILATVYIAAAVQGSVKENK, translated from the coding sequence TTGAATCTTAGTCCAGACGAAACCATATTTTGGCAATATGGATTTTTTATCATAAACCTTACCATTGTCACCACTTGGGCTATTATGCTGGTGTTGGTAACTGCTTCATTTTTAATAACAAGGAATTTAAAAACAGGCATACGTATCTCTCGCTGGCAATGCATTCTTGAAATAATAGTAGAAGGAATAAACAATCAGATGGAAGAAATAGGGCTGAAAAACCCGAGGTATTACATTGGTTTCGTTGGCACCTTATTCCTTTTTATTGTTGTGTCAAATGTGCTAATCATACTGCCATGGTATGAGCCACCTACGGGCTCGCTTTCCACCACTACATCGCTAGCAATTTGTGTGTTTTTGGCGGTACCCTATTTTGGTATTTCCCAAACGGGCTTAGGAGGGTACTTGAAGACTTATATCAAGCCTACTTTTATCATGCTCCCCTTTAACCTGATTAGCGAAATTACCCGAACACTTGCATTAGCTGTTAGACTCTTTGGCAACATGATGAGTGGAGGATTGATAATCGCGATATTATTAAGCATTACACCTTTTCTTTTTCCTGTGATAATGAAGGTTCTTGGACTGCTTACAGGTGTAGTTCAGGCATATATATTCAGCATATTAGCAACAGTTTACATTGCTGCTGCAGTACAGGGTAGTGTAAAAGAGAACAAATAG
- a CDS encoding ATP synthase subunit I gives MSETLYWVLAFIGGIALGLFFFGGLWFTIKKGVNAKIPAIWFFVSIVIRTGVVMIGFYYVSPAGWQGLIICLIGFIIARFVVTHFTKRIEKKGEVYIES, from the coding sequence ATGAGTGAGACTTTATACTGGGTTTTAGCTTTTATAGGAGGCATAGCACTTGGCCTATTTTTCTTTGGCGGCCTCTGGTTTACCATTAAAAAAGGCGTAAATGCAAAAATACCAGCTATCTGGTTTTTTGTGAGTATAGTAATCCGAACAGGCGTAGTGATGATTGGGTTTTATTACGTCTCTCCAGCTGGTTGGCAAGGACTCATTATTTGTTTAATAGGCTTTATTATAGCTCGTTTCGTGGTGACACATTTCACCAAACGGATAGAAAAAAAAGGGGAGGTTTATATTGAATCTTAG
- a CDS encoding AtpZ/AtpI family protein has product MIPGDNKEAFEFSEKVKEKAQRKLDAKDNDQKSVWFGLGMMGIVGWTIVGPTLLGAALGLWLDKRYPETFSWTLSGLIIGLFAGCLVAWRWINKEHQEINQNKKDE; this is encoded by the coding sequence ATGATACCTGGAGATAATAAAGAGGCCTTTGAATTTAGTGAAAAAGTAAAAGAGAAAGCCCAGCGTAAGCTCGATGCTAAAGACAATGATCAAAAAAGTGTTTGGTTCGGTTTAGGTATGATGGGAATAGTGGGTTGGACCATCGTAGGGCCTACTTTATTGGGAGCAGCCTTGGGTTTATGGTTAGATAAAAGGTACCCAGAAACATTTTCATGGACTTTAAGCGGTTTGATTATAGGCTTATTTGCAGGGTGCCTGGTAGCATGGCGATGGATAAACAAAGAACATCAAGAAATAAATCAAAACAAAAAGGATGAGTGA
- a CDS encoding F0F1 ATP synthase subunit epsilon → MNLKILLPYRVFAEIENVSNIVAETSEGSFGLLPQRLDCVAAIVPSILSYETESKNKHYLAVDEGVLVKAGSQVTVSVRNAFGGADLGKLHESIENEYKKLDETERDIRVSMAKMENGFLYNMKRFQED, encoded by the coding sequence ATGAATTTAAAAATCCTTCTTCCTTATCGCGTTTTCGCTGAAATTGAAAATGTCAGCAATATTGTTGCAGAAACAAGCGAAGGTTCTTTTGGCCTCTTGCCGCAGCGACTCGACTGTGTGGCGGCCATTGTTCCTAGTATTTTATCCTATGAAACTGAATCCAAAAACAAGCATTACTTAGCTGTGGATGAGGGTGTTTTAGTAAAAGCCGGAAGCCAAGTAACGGTGTCTGTACGAAATGCTTTTGGAGGGGCAGACCTAGGAAAACTTCATGAATCTATAGAAAATGAGTATAAGAAGTTAGATGAAACAGAAAGGGATATACGTGTCTCTATGGCAAAGATGGAAAACGGGTTTTTATACAATATGAAGCGATTTCAAGAAGATTAA
- the atpD gene encoding F0F1 ATP synthase subunit beta produces the protein MAVKTQSNDSVLSFGKIISVRGSVVDVWFDNNLPAIYSLLRTGKNNEIALEVLTQIDVNRVRGIALTPTQGLSRGMIAVSDGKELTVPVGENIMGRMFDVFGNTIDHEKPLSADIERRNIHQSPPTLEKRSTKSEIFITGIKAIDVLMPLERGGKAGLFGGAGVGKTVLLTEMIHNMVGHNKGVSMFCGIGERCREGHELYHDMKEAGVLQNMVMMFGQMNEPPGARFRVGHAALTMAEYFRDDEHRDVLLLIDNIFRFIQAGMEVSGLMGQMPSRLGYQPTLGTELSKLEERIANTDAGAITSIQAVYVPADDLTDPAAVHTFSHLSASIVLSRKKASEGLYPAIDLLQSNSKMATPGIIGERHYKLAQEIRLTLAQYEELKDIIAMLGLEQLSVDDRNVVNRARRLERFLTQPFFTTEQFSGLKGKELSLDDALNGCERILSDEFKDIPESAFYMIGTIEEAIKKGEPAQKTAEKQEN, from the coding sequence ATGGCTGTAAAGACTCAAAGCAATGATAGTGTCTTAAGTTTTGGTAAAATTATTTCAGTAAGGGGGAGTGTGGTAGATGTATGGTTTGATAATAATCTGCCAGCCATTTATTCTTTATTACGTACTGGGAAAAACAATGAAATTGCCCTTGAGGTTTTAACCCAAATAGACGTGAATAGGGTTAGGGGCATTGCATTGACACCTACGCAAGGTTTAAGTCGTGGTATGATTGCCGTCTCAGACGGAAAAGAACTTACTGTACCTGTAGGTGAAAATATCATGGGGCGGATGTTTGATGTTTTCGGTAATACCATTGACCATGAAAAGCCTTTATCAGCTGACATAGAAAGACGTAATATTCATCAATCACCACCTACACTAGAAAAACGCTCAACAAAGTCTGAGATTTTCATAACGGGTATTAAGGCTATTGATGTACTAATGCCATTGGAACGAGGAGGAAAAGCGGGTTTGTTTGGTGGTGCAGGTGTGGGAAAAACAGTTTTGCTTACCGAGATGATACATAACATGGTGGGGCATAACAAAGGTGTGAGCATGTTTTGTGGCATTGGCGAACGTTGTCGTGAAGGCCATGAGCTTTACCATGACATGAAGGAAGCGGGTGTCCTTCAAAATATGGTCATGATGTTTGGCCAGATGAACGAACCACCTGGAGCTCGTTTTCGGGTTGGTCATGCGGCATTAACCATGGCAGAATACTTCCGAGATGATGAACATCGTGATGTGCTTTTACTTATCGATAATATTTTTAGGTTTATTCAGGCAGGTATGGAAGTGTCTGGTTTAATGGGCCAAATGCCTTCTCGTTTGGGTTATCAACCTACCTTAGGTACAGAACTATCTAAATTAGAGGAACGAATTGCCAATACTGATGCAGGAGCCATTACCTCCATACAAGCCGTATATGTACCTGCTGATGATTTAACTGACCCCGCCGCTGTTCATACGTTCTCACACCTTTCAGCGTCTATTGTTCTTTCTAGGAAAAAAGCAAGTGAAGGCCTTTATCCGGCTATTGATTTACTTCAATCCAATTCTAAAATGGCAACGCCTGGAATTATTGGTGAAAGGCATTATAAACTAGCACAAGAAATCCGATTGACACTCGCCCAGTATGAAGAACTTAAAGATATTATTGCCATGCTTGGCTTGGAACAATTGTCAGTAGATGACCGAAATGTGGTTAACCGTGCCAGACGTTTAGAGCGTTTTCTGACACAGCCTTTTTTCACAACCGAACAATTCAGTGGATTGAAAGGAAAAGAACTTAGTCTAGACGATGCACTTAATGGCTGTGAGCGTATCCTTTCTGACGAATTTAAGGATATCCCTGAAAGTGCTTTTTATATGATAGGAACTATAGAAGAGGCAATAAAGAAAGGAGAACCCGCTCAAAAGACCGCAGAGAAGCAGGAAAACTAA
- a CDS encoding universal stress protein, translating into MKKVLITLDYDPTSQKVAKSGFDMAKTMHAEITLLHVISKPLFYYTQYSGMYQQLELRDDLKVAAQDFLNKTKKDLGTEGIKILVKEGESAEQILLAAKEINADIIVLGTHSRKWLENILMGSVAEEVLKDASIPLFIVPTKKTEKETIGKK; encoded by the coding sequence ATGAAAAAAGTACTTATAACGCTGGACTATGATCCTACCTCACAGAAAGTTGCTAAATCTGGTTTTGATATGGCAAAAACTATGCACGCTGAAATTACATTGCTACATGTAATCTCAAAGCCCTTATTCTATTATACGCAATACTCTGGAATGTATCAGCAGCTAGAGCTTAGAGATGACTTAAAAGTAGCAGCTCAAGATTTTCTGAATAAAACGAAAAAAGACCTTGGAACGGAAGGCATTAAAATACTTGTAAAAGAAGGGGAGTCTGCTGAGCAAATTTTACTGGCTGCAAAAGAGATAAATGCAGACATCATTGTATTGGGTACTCATAGTCGTAAATGGTTGGAAAATATACTGATGGGAAGCGTTGCAGAAGAAGTGCTTAAAGACGCTAGTATTCCGCTATTCATAGTACCAACAAAAAAAACGGAAAAGGAAACTATTGGCAAAAAGTAA
- a CDS encoding DUF6134 family protein gives MTKLNFRLFICFLFTCTLAFAQKQETIFDVIFKGKKIGTLHAQETKSDSKSFKELTVDTKSTFLLIPIYMESEIRTTQEKGILIEGTAYRNASRKSSDVNATIRKIGFRLYERERNGVKDKMKSKPIRFCVVDLYFKEPLKIKEVFSNMYVEMLQLKQIDTGKYQLITPDNNHSIYNYANGKLVSIEANTLLGKIVSKRI, from the coding sequence ATGACAAAACTAAATTTCAGACTATTTATTTGTTTCCTGTTCACATGCACCTTGGCATTTGCTCAAAAACAAGAAACTATTTTTGATGTCATCTTTAAGGGTAAGAAAATTGGTACGCTGCATGCACAGGAGACTAAGTCAGATTCGAAATCATTCAAAGAATTGACCGTCGACACGAAGAGCACTTTTCTCTTAATTCCTATCTACATGGAATCAGAAATAAGAACAACTCAAGAAAAAGGCATTCTAATAGAAGGAACTGCTTACCGAAACGCAAGTCGTAAATCTAGTGATGTAAATGCCACCATTAGAAAGATTGGATTCCGCCTTTATGAACGAGAACGAAATGGCGTGAAGGATAAAATGAAAAGTAAACCCATTCGGTTTTGTGTGGTAGATCTTTACTTTAAAGAACCTTTAAAAATTAAAGAGGTTTTTTCAAACATGTACGTGGAAATGCTTCAATTGAAGCAAATTGATACTGGAAAATATCAACTGATTACACCAGACAATAATCATTCTATTTATAATTACGCTAATGGGAAATTGGTTAGCATAGAAGCCAATACCCTTCTTGGTAAAATAGTCTCCAAACGCATCTGA
- a CDS encoding FAD-dependent oxidoreductase — MKTNLISVIFFTGILFSCATKKTNMTDVVIYGGTSAGVSAAIETARLGKSVILIEPTNRLGGLTTGGLGQTDIGNKQVIGGIAREFYQNIREHYQDSTNWVWQNRSEYKDGGQTTTASHEDAMWTFEPSVALEIFHDMTHDLDIKIIYKQRLDRNLDVQKNGAAIECITMESGEKYCGKMFIDATYEGDLLAAAGVTYTIGREANAQYGESLNGIQANDTSRTLTGVLSRNGINHNFVAGVDPYTRAGDPSSGLLSGINTIEDEDGSGDNKIQSYCFRMCLTDHPENRIPFKKPANYNEQDYELLFRNYEAGYARIPWINSQMPNRKTDSNNRDGFSTDFIGQNYAYPEASYAEREHIVTKHRDYQQGLMWSLANHPRIPEDIRKEVSRWGTSKDEFEREDGWQQQLYIREARRMIADVVMNQKHCEGIEKVQDAVGMAAYGMDSHHIQRYINAKGHASNEGNVEAHVKAPFPISYRSIVPKKEEASNLLVPVCLSATHIAFGSIRMEPVFMVLGQSAAIIASLAIEENKAVQDLTYDKIKSKLLDKKQVLE, encoded by the coding sequence ATGAAAACAAACCTTATATCAGTAATCTTCTTCACGGGAATCCTCTTCTCATGTGCCACAAAAAAAACAAACATGACCGACGTGGTTATTTATGGTGGAACTTCGGCAGGTGTATCTGCCGCCATTGAAACGGCACGACTTGGGAAATCTGTGATATTAATAGAACCAACGAATCGTCTGGGAGGACTAACCACAGGAGGATTGGGTCAAACAGACATTGGCAATAAACAGGTAATTGGGGGCATAGCCCGTGAGTTTTATCAAAATATCAGAGAACATTACCAAGATTCTACCAATTGGGTTTGGCAAAACAGGTCTGAATATAAAGATGGAGGGCAAACCACTACCGCAAGCCATGAGGATGCCATGTGGACTTTTGAGCCTTCAGTTGCATTGGAAATTTTTCATGACATGACACACGACCTCGACATTAAAATTATATACAAACAAAGACTCGACAGAAATTTAGACGTACAAAAAAACGGTGCCGCCATTGAGTGCATTACTATGGAATCTGGAGAAAAATATTGTGGTAAAATGTTTATTGATGCCACCTATGAGGGCGACCTCTTGGCAGCTGCAGGCGTAACATATACCATAGGAAGAGAAGCCAATGCACAGTATGGAGAATCATTAAACGGCATCCAGGCCAATGACACCAGCAGAACACTCACTGGCGTTTTATCAAGAAATGGGATAAATCATAATTTTGTGGCGGGTGTGGATCCTTACACCAGAGCCGGAGACCCATCTTCTGGACTACTTTCTGGAATTAACACCATAGAAGATGAAGATGGAAGTGGAGATAATAAAATACAATCCTATTGCTTCCGCATGTGCCTCACAGACCATCCTGAGAACAGAATTCCTTTTAAAAAACCTGCCAATTATAATGAGCAAGATTATGAATTGCTCTTTCGAAATTATGAAGCAGGATACGCCCGAATACCTTGGATAAACAGCCAAATGCCCAACAGAAAAACGGACTCAAATAACAGAGATGGTTTTTCTACTGATTTTATAGGACAGAATTATGCTTACCCAGAAGCTAGCTATGCAGAGAGAGAGCACATAGTGACCAAACACCGCGACTATCAGCAAGGTCTCATGTGGAGTTTGGCAAATCACCCAAGAATACCAGAAGACATTAGAAAGGAAGTAAGCAGATGGGGCACCTCAAAAGATGAGTTTGAGCGGGAAGATGGCTGGCAGCAACAGCTTTACATTAGAGAAGCCAGAAGAATGATAGCAGATGTGGTGATGAACCAAAAACACTGTGAGGGCATAGAAAAAGTGCAAGATGCAGTGGGTATGGCTGCATATGGCATGGACTCCCATCATATACAGCGTTATATAAACGCCAAAGGCCATGCCTCAAACGAAGGGAATGTGGAAGCTCATGTGAAAGCCCCTTTTCCTATAAGTTATCGCTCCATAGTCCCTAAAAAAGAAGAAGCTTCTAATCTGCTGGTGCCTGTTTGCCTGAGTGCAACCCACATAGCCTTTGGGTCTATACGTATGGAGCCTGTATTTATGGTGCTGGGACAAAGTGCCGCCATTATAGCCTCACTGGCCATAGAAGAAAACAAAGCGGTGCAAGATTTGACCTATGATAAGATTAAAAGTAAGCTCTTAGATAAAAAGCAAGTGTTGGAATAA